One window of Solwaraspora sp. WMMA2056 genomic DNA carries:
- a CDS encoding helix-turn-helix domain-containing protein has protein sequence MPPPEPVAALVRWFWIPQWRIAPGRVSRQQIIAFPACNLVVGPDGVELAGPTTRLSYRDLTGTGWAVGALLRPAAVPHFTADPAALRDASLPLDLPELRSPVVAAMTAPVDPAQRPAAAVAAFADWLAVTVDPPDPDGLAANTLAELVDSDPQVLRVEDIADRLHVSTRTVQRLARRHVGLPPLTMIRRRRLQEAAHLLRTDPGTDLAGLAAQLGYADQAHLANEFRTVLGFTPTAYLRGSAPT, from the coding sequence CTGCCGCCGCCGGAGCCGGTGGCGGCTCTGGTCCGCTGGTTCTGGATCCCGCAGTGGCGGATCGCGCCGGGCCGGGTCTCCCGGCAGCAGATCATCGCCTTCCCGGCCTGCAACCTGGTGGTCGGCCCGGACGGCGTGGAGCTGGCCGGCCCGACGACGCGCCTGTCGTACCGCGACCTGACCGGCACCGGCTGGGCGGTCGGCGCGCTGCTGCGTCCGGCGGCGGTGCCGCACTTCACCGCGGACCCGGCGGCGCTGCGGGACGCCTCGCTCCCGCTGGACCTGCCCGAGCTGCGGTCACCGGTGGTCGCGGCGATGACCGCGCCGGTCGACCCCGCGCAGCGGCCCGCCGCCGCCGTGGCGGCCTTCGCGGACTGGCTCGCCGTGACCGTCGACCCGCCTGACCCGGACGGCCTGGCCGCCAACACGCTGGCCGAACTGGTCGACAGCGACCCGCAGGTCCTGCGGGTCGAGGACATCGCCGACCGGCTGCACGTGTCGACCCGTACGGTGCAGCGGCTGGCCCGCCGCCATGTCGGCCTGCCGCCGCTGACGATGATCCGCCGGCGTCGGTTGCAGGAGGCGGCGCACCTGCTGCGGACCGACCCGGGCACCGACCTGGCGGGGCTGGCAGCCCAACTGGGGTACGCCGATCAGGCCCACCTGGCCAACGAGTTCCGTACGGTGCTCGGCTTCACGCCGACCGCGTACCTCCGAGGGAGCGCCCCAACCTGA
- a CDS encoding VOC family protein: protein MSDTFAAADGQHTTNGTPHGVTSLTPFLAIPDARGAIDFYRDVFDARVVDVTEMGGAVVHAVLDFGNGHLQLGEPSPAYGLVAPPAGDDDCYSMGLYCPDVDATLARAVAAGAAVREPAATFVSGDRFASIRDPYGVRWSIMTRVEDLSESESARRVAEWAAQQS from the coding sequence ATGTCCGACACCTTCGCGGCCGCCGACGGCCAGCACACCACCAACGGTACGCCGCATGGCGTCACCAGCCTCACCCCGTTCCTGGCCATCCCGGACGCGCGCGGCGCGATCGACTTCTACCGGGACGTGTTCGATGCCCGGGTGGTGGACGTGACCGAGATGGGCGGCGCGGTCGTGCACGCCGTACTCGACTTCGGCAACGGTCACCTGCAGCTCGGCGAGCCGTCGCCGGCGTACGGCCTGGTCGCCCCGCCGGCCGGCGACGACGACTGCTACTCGATGGGCCTGTACTGCCCGGACGTGGACGCGACGCTGGCCCGCGCGGTCGCGGCCGGCGCGGCCGTACGGGAACCGGCGGCGACCTTCGTCTCCGGTGACCGGTTCGCCAGCATCCGCGACCCGTACGGGGTGCGTTGGTCGATCATGACCCGGGTCGAGGACCTCTCCGAGTCCGAAAGCGCCCGCCGGGTCGCCGAATGGGCGGCCCAGCAGAGTTGA
- a CDS encoding amino acid adenylation domain-containing protein: protein MSQAPVHMEALGSTRPASVVALLEQVVAETPDAAAIIEDGRVTDYRTLWREVETLAGVVACDGVRPGELVGVTVRRSVTGIASLLAVLRAGAAYVPLDAADPPARLHDIATTCALRRILLAAPLPAAHAADLPTRMIETIPAPETAPPAEPVGEVGGDQPAYVIHTSGSTGTAKGVLVGHGALATAATALARAWQITPGDRVLSFAALTWDTSGEEIYPALLGGATLVIDRRATDGTVAGLLAAVAANDVTVIDLPTSFWYEVVEFLRSTGRQLPPSLRLVVIGGEEVAAGPVRTWCELVPDRVRLVNTYGQTETVLVTHQADLAGPTGRALPDGTPVPIGRPLPHVRQVLVPTAPGSRTAELYIGGPALSLGYPAHPAETARRFGPVPGSGPMDSGGDDGRMFRTGDLVGSGEDGQLHYVGRVDRQLKVRGHRVEPEEVERSLLGHPALVAAAVYAIDAPAGGRQLAAAVVPRATTAVTGPELAGWLRDRLPGHLVPTRWSVRAALPLLANGKVDHAALATADLPAIDADPVVADPVDADPVVAEVAAIFGRVLDRAYGPDDDFFDAGGDSLLAARLISRLYRRYDIELTFVDLFEWRTPRGLADLLRPGHG from the coding sequence ATGAGCCAGGCACCGGTCCACATGGAAGCGCTCGGCTCGACCCGGCCCGCGTCGGTCGTGGCCCTGCTGGAGCAGGTGGTGGCCGAGACTCCGGACGCTGCGGCGATCATCGAGGACGGCCGGGTCACCGACTACCGGACCCTGTGGCGCGAGGTCGAAACGCTGGCGGGCGTCGTGGCCTGCGACGGTGTCCGACCCGGTGAGCTCGTCGGGGTCACGGTACGGCGCTCGGTCACCGGGATCGCCTCGCTACTCGCCGTGCTGCGGGCCGGTGCGGCATACGTACCGTTGGATGCCGCAGACCCGCCGGCCCGCCTCCACGACATCGCGACGACCTGCGCGCTGCGCCGGATCCTGCTCGCCGCGCCGCTGCCGGCCGCCCACGCGGCCGATCTGCCCACCCGGATGATCGAGACAATCCCGGCACCGGAGACGGCCCCGCCCGCCGAACCGGTCGGCGAGGTCGGCGGCGACCAGCCGGCGTACGTCATCCACACCTCCGGCTCCACCGGCACCGCCAAGGGTGTCCTCGTCGGACACGGTGCCCTGGCGACGGCGGCGACCGCGCTGGCAAGGGCGTGGCAGATCACCCCCGGCGACCGCGTCCTCAGCTTCGCGGCCCTGACCTGGGACACCAGCGGCGAGGAGATCTACCCGGCGCTTCTCGGCGGGGCGACCCTGGTGATCGACCGGCGGGCCACCGACGGCACGGTCGCCGGCCTGCTCGCTGCGGTCGCCGCCAACGACGTCACGGTGATCGACCTGCCGACCTCCTTCTGGTACGAAGTGGTGGAATTCCTCCGGTCGACCGGTCGTCAACTGCCGCCGTCGCTGCGACTGGTGGTGATCGGCGGCGAGGAGGTGGCCGCAGGACCGGTCCGCACCTGGTGCGAGCTGGTGCCCGACCGGGTCCGGCTGGTCAACACCTACGGCCAGACCGAGACCGTCCTGGTCACCCACCAGGCCGACCTCGCCGGCCCGACCGGGCGGGCGCTGCCCGACGGCACGCCGGTGCCGATCGGCCGGCCACTGCCACACGTACGCCAGGTGCTGGTCCCGACGGCACCCGGCTCCCGGACCGCCGAGCTGTACATCGGCGGCCCGGCGCTGAGCCTGGGGTACCCGGCCCACCCGGCGGAGACCGCGCGACGGTTCGGTCCCGTGCCCGGCAGCGGCCCCATGGATTCTGGCGGCGACGACGGACGCATGTTCCGCACCGGTGACCTGGTCGGCAGCGGCGAGGACGGTCAGCTGCACTACGTCGGCCGGGTCGACCGGCAGCTCAAGGTACGCGGCCACCGAGTCGAACCGGAGGAGGTCGAACGCTCCCTGCTCGGCCACCCGGCGCTGGTCGCCGCAGCGGTGTACGCGATCGACGCGCCGGCCGGCGGTCGACAGCTGGCCGCCGCTGTGGTGCCCCGCGCCACCACGGCCGTGACCGGGCCGGAGCTGGCCGGGTGGCTACGTGACCGACTGCCCGGCCACCTGGTGCCGACCCGGTGGTCCGTGCGGGCCGCCCTGCCGCTGCTGGCCAACGGCAAGGTCGACCACGCGGCACTCGCCACGGCCGACCTCCCGGCAATCGACGCCGATCCCGTCGTCGCCGATCCGGTCGACGCCGATCCCGTCGTCGCCGAGGTGGCGGCGATCTTCGGTCGGGTGCTGGACCGGGCGTACGGGCCCGACGACGACTTTTTCGACGCCGGCGGTGACTCGCTGCTCGCGGCCCGGCTCATCTCCCGTCTCTACCGCCGCTACGACATCGAGCTCACCTTCGTCGACCTGTTCGAGTGGCGTACGCCGCGCGGTCTGGCGGACCTGCTGCGGCCCGGCCATGGCTGA
- a CDS encoding acyl carrier protein: MAEPASDRYLAEILATCADVLGRCVAAEENFLDIGGDSVTATDLFLRLEARLGTELDITLFFEARDFRELATRLAESTG; encoded by the coding sequence ATGGCTGAGCCGGCGTCCGACAGGTACCTGGCCGAGATCCTCGCGACCTGCGCCGACGTACTCGGCCGCTGCGTCGCCGCCGAGGAGAACTTCCTCGACATCGGCGGCGACTCGGTCACCGCCACCGACCTGTTCCTGCGGCTGGAGGCCCGGCTCGGCACCGAGCTCGACATCACGCTGTTCTTCGAGGCGCGCGACTTCCGCGAGCTGGCCACCCGACTCGCGGAGTCGACCGGATGA
- a CDS encoding condensation domain-containing protein, producing MGWGAEVRRAPLGGAQQFEWWKLLTGTCNAITVAYRPDPPVPYDRAVSILRGLVARHEALRTAFRLAADGMPVQVVRAAGGELPVRVCDERTESARAAFRLALTEPPFTDADPEQVRFGVVRSAGDAVELLVVASHAVFDGYSERIVLAELAQACRMPGGEDDSDRPGHPDLPGPSDGPQPADSAWDEDSGELAAVRLAAQRFWHEEVRRIPSRLFVPLRPGVFQRYGASYRSAALPPALVLAARRHRTSPAVVYSALMHALLAIMSGAAVTVVRNHFAGRTVEERDTVGCYHCILPTTVDVSDRPSLGALIERLRVRTFQVQSRYRVGQLTLREMFAAEQRRRGEVIAVGTTINFDQSPELTALQQRGDGELTDLLATAGELEFGMGRNETTPDPAGFDAYLMNTVEDGAMWILASFNSMVLDPGQMRAMLSGPERILRAYLAGADLTLDEVAARLGTHLGEPALVDLSPGEDPGRPADDAVDQSTAAAGTMPGGAVSAVAALRAAVADLHELDHVDQDRCYLAAGGRLLLVPAVLARLSAAGWAGLVPDDFTTAVPLIRLARRLRPAR from the coding sequence ATGGGCTGGGGAGCGGAGGTCCGGCGCGCGCCGCTCGGCGGGGCGCAGCAGTTCGAGTGGTGGAAGCTGCTCACCGGCACCTGCAACGCGATCACCGTCGCGTACCGGCCCGATCCGCCGGTCCCGTACGACCGGGCGGTCTCCATCCTGCGTGGACTCGTCGCCCGGCACGAGGCGCTGCGGACCGCGTTCCGGCTCGCCGCCGACGGCATGCCGGTGCAGGTCGTGCGGGCCGCCGGCGGCGAGCTGCCGGTCCGGGTGTGCGACGAGCGGACCGAGTCCGCGCGGGCGGCGTTCCGCCTCGCGTTGACCGAGCCGCCGTTCACCGACGCCGATCCGGAACAGGTCCGGTTCGGCGTGGTCCGCTCGGCGGGCGACGCGGTGGAGTTGCTGGTGGTGGCCAGTCACGCGGTCTTCGACGGGTACAGCGAACGGATCGTGCTGGCCGAGCTGGCGCAGGCGTGCCGGATGCCGGGTGGCGAGGACGATTCCGACCGCCCCGGCCACCCCGACCTGCCCGGCCCGTCCGACGGCCCACAGCCCGCCGACTCGGCGTGGGACGAGGACTCCGGTGAACTGGCGGCGGTCCGGCTGGCGGCCCAGCGGTTCTGGCACGAGGAGGTACGCCGGATTCCGTCCAGGCTGTTCGTGCCGCTGCGCCCCGGTGTGTTCCAGCGGTACGGAGCCAGCTACCGTTCCGCCGCCCTGCCGCCGGCGCTGGTGCTCGCCGCCCGCCGGCACCGGACCAGCCCGGCGGTGGTCTACTCGGCGCTGATGCACGCGTTGCTGGCGATCATGTCCGGCGCTGCGGTGACCGTGGTGCGCAACCACTTCGCAGGTCGCACCGTCGAGGAGCGCGACACCGTCGGCTGCTACCACTGCATCCTCCCGACCACGGTCGACGTCTCGGACCGCCCGTCGCTGGGCGCCCTGATCGAGCGGCTGCGCGTGCGGACGTTCCAGGTGCAGAGCCGTTACCGGGTGGGGCAGCTCACCCTGCGGGAGATGTTCGCCGCCGAGCAGCGCCGGCGGGGCGAGGTGATCGCGGTCGGGACGACGATCAACTTCGATCAGAGTCCGGAGCTGACCGCGCTGCAGCAGCGCGGCGACGGCGAACTGACCGATCTGCTGGCCACGGCGGGCGAGCTGGAGTTCGGGATGGGCCGCAACGAGACGACGCCCGACCCGGCCGGGTTCGACGCGTACCTGATGAACACCGTCGAGGATGGTGCGATGTGGATCCTGGCCAGCTTCAACAGCATGGTCCTCGATCCGGGGCAGATGCGGGCGATGCTCAGCGGCCCGGAGCGTATCCTGCGGGCCTACCTCGCCGGAGCCGATCTGACGCTCGACGAGGTCGCCGCCCGGCTCGGCACCCACCTCGGCGAACCAGCGCTGGTGGACCTCAGCCCAGGGGAGGATCCGGGCCGCCCGGCCGACGATGCCGTCGACCAGTCGACGGCCGCCGCTGGGACGATGCCCGGTGGTGCGGTGTCCGCTGTGGCGGCGCTGCGCGCGGCCGTGGCCGACCTGCACGAGCTCGACCACGTCGACCAGGACCGGTGCTACCTGGCGGCCGGTGGCCGGCTGCTGCTGGTGCCGGCGGTCCTCGCCCGGCTGTCCGCCGCCGGATGGGCGGGGCTGGTGCCGGACGACTTCACCACTGCGGTGCCGTTGATCCGGCTGGCCCGGCGGCTGCGGCCGGCCCGGTGA
- a CDS encoding aromatic ring-hydroxylating dioxygenase subunit alpha codes for MPPAGQATGLPATAYTSDQVLAWERDRFWRHGWVCVGRSAALAGPGDQAGLDVAGTGVLAVHDATGRLRTFRNACRHRGHELVGRDCTVRRSTVWCAYHAWVYRLDGTLRNAPRFDPPPDADLDLLPVRSAQWQGWLFVDVGGDAPPLADVVGDLDAALAVYRPDTLRVVATERYEVAANWKLIVENYLECYHCPSTHPELSRVQRTEGGESFTTTGQWLGGQLDLRNSAASISLDGSGPGWTFPELDEETVRQVRYHLLPPGLFVTATPDHLVTHRLVPVAADRTRVECEWLFPAELVEADVDPGYAVDFWHTTNRQDWAACESVQRGVSGGGYRPGPLAPHEDLLRTFLARLVTAYRSDGTLAPARTTAATATEPAR; via the coding sequence TTGCCGCCGGCCGGGCAGGCCACCGGACTGCCCGCCACGGCGTACACCAGTGACCAGGTCCTCGCCTGGGAACGGGACCGGTTCTGGCGCCACGGCTGGGTCTGCGTCGGTCGGAGCGCTGCGCTGGCCGGGCCGGGCGACCAGGCCGGGCTGGACGTGGCCGGCACCGGTGTGCTCGCCGTACACGACGCGACCGGCCGGCTCCGTACCTTCCGCAACGCCTGCCGCCACCGGGGACACGAGCTGGTCGGTCGGGACTGCACGGTACGCCGCTCCACCGTCTGGTGCGCGTACCACGCCTGGGTGTACCGCCTGGACGGCACCCTGCGCAACGCGCCCCGGTTCGACCCGCCGCCCGACGCGGACCTCGACCTGCTGCCGGTGCGCTCGGCGCAGTGGCAGGGTTGGCTCTTCGTCGACGTCGGCGGCGACGCACCGCCGCTGGCCGACGTGGTCGGCGACCTCGACGCCGCGCTCGCCGTATACCGGCCCGACACGCTGCGGGTGGTCGCCACCGAGCGGTACGAGGTGGCGGCGAACTGGAAACTGATCGTCGAGAACTACCTGGAGTGCTACCACTGTCCGAGCACCCACCCGGAGCTGAGCCGGGTGCAGCGCACCGAGGGCGGGGAGAGCTTCACCACCACCGGCCAATGGCTCGGCGGGCAGCTGGACCTGCGCAACTCGGCCGCCTCGATCTCGCTCGACGGCTCCGGCCCCGGCTGGACCTTCCCCGAGTTGGACGAGGAGACGGTCCGGCAGGTCCGCTACCACCTGCTGCCGCCCGGCTTGTTCGTCACGGCGACCCCGGACCACCTGGTCACCCACCGGCTGGTGCCGGTGGCGGCGGACCGGACCCGGGTCGAGTGCGAGTGGCTGTTCCCGGCGGAGCTGGTCGAGGCGGACGTCGATCCCGGCTACGCCGTGGACTTCTGGCACACCACCAACCGGCAGGACTGGGCCGCCTGCGAGTCGGTGCAGCGGGGCGTCTCCGGCGGCGGCTACCGGCCCGGACCGCTCGCCCCGCACGAGGACCTGCTCCGTACCTTCCTGGCGCGACTCGTCACGGCGTACCGGTCCGACGGGACGCTGGCACCGGCCCGCACGACCGCGGCCACCGCCACGGAGCCGGCCCGGTGA
- a CDS encoding FAD-dependent oxidoreductase: MTGGPPVDAADAVDVVVIGAGLAGLTAATELAATGRQVQVVEALDRVGGRTASHHRYGQALDAGGSYLGVRHLRVRELAARFGLALTPTAAPGANLYDLGAGLLRSDAGRPAFNALAVGDALDRLDDLAATVPPADPATAEHAAEWDQLTVAAWAHRELRHPDARLLVDLLVRQMLAADPADVSLLHLLFYLASGGGVHYLTAFAGGAQQDRFVGGAHQLAERMAAALTRPVRHGAEVTDLYAVPSAGRPGARPGHGPVRVVGPGLSVLGTHVVVAVPPGPANRIRLHLPSVHRPAQPARTRGATVKLHLIYERPFWREAGLSGWVTARTGPLRYVVDDSAGRDGLGVLVGFVTGPDASRYAAGSGAARRVALLDRLAGWFGPTARQPLAVLERDWQAESTVEGCYAAVPEPGWWTAAGPPWPTTAADGPVRWAGTERCAQFYGHLEGAVRSGQETARRIIAADPVRAPAAQ; this comes from the coding sequence GTGACCGGCGGGCCACCGGTGGACGCGGCGGACGCGGTGGACGTGGTGGTGATCGGTGCCGGCCTGGCCGGGCTGACCGCCGCGACCGAGCTGGCGGCGACCGGGCGGCAGGTGCAGGTGGTCGAGGCGCTCGACCGGGTGGGTGGCCGGACCGCGAGCCACCACCGGTACGGGCAGGCGCTGGACGCCGGCGGCAGCTACCTCGGCGTACGGCATCTGCGGGTCCGCGAGCTGGCGGCGCGGTTCGGGCTGGCGCTGACCCCGACCGCCGCGCCCGGCGCCAACCTGTACGACCTCGGGGCCGGCCTGCTGCGGTCGGACGCCGGCCGGCCGGCGTTCAACGCACTGGCCGTCGGTGACGCGCTGGACCGGCTGGACGATCTCGCCGCGACGGTGCCGCCCGCCGACCCGGCCACCGCCGAACACGCCGCCGAGTGGGACCAGCTGACCGTCGCCGCCTGGGCGCACCGGGAGCTCCGCCATCCGGACGCCCGGCTGCTGGTCGACCTGCTGGTCCGGCAGATGCTCGCCGCCGACCCCGCCGACGTCAGCCTGCTGCACCTGCTGTTCTACCTGGCCTCCGGCGGCGGAGTGCACTACCTGACGGCGTTCGCCGGCGGCGCTCAGCAGGACCGGTTCGTCGGCGGTGCGCACCAACTGGCCGAACGGATGGCGGCGGCCCTGACCCGGCCGGTCCGGCACGGAGCCGAGGTCACCGACCTGTACGCCGTACCCTCGGCCGGTCGACCCGGTGCCCGCCCCGGCCACGGCCCGGTCCGCGTGGTCGGCCCGGGGTTGTCCGTCCTGGGCACCCACGTGGTCGTGGCGGTGCCCCCCGGGCCGGCCAACCGGATCCGGCTGCACCTGCCGAGTGTCCACCGCCCCGCGCAGCCGGCCCGCACCCGCGGTGCCACCGTCAAACTCCACCTGATCTACGAACGTCCGTTCTGGCGGGAGGCCGGGCTGTCCGGCTGGGTGACGGCGCGGACCGGTCCACTGCGGTACGTCGTGGACGACTCCGCCGGCCGGGACGGGCTCGGCGTACTCGTCGGTTTCGTCACCGGCCCGGACGCCAGCCGGTACGCCGCCGGGTCCGGTGCCGCCCGCCGGGTGGCCCTGCTCGACCGGCTCGCCGGCTGGTTCGGGCCGACGGCCCGGCAGCCGCTGGCGGTGCTGGAGCGCGACTGGCAGGCCGAGTCGACCGTCGAGGGCTGTTACGCGGCCGTACCCGAGCCCGGCTGGTGGACGGCGGCAGGCCCGCCGTGGCCGACCACGGCGGCGGACGGACCCGTCCGCTGGGCCGGGACCGAGCGCTGCGCACAGTTCTACGGCCACCTGGAAGGGGCGGTGCGGTCCGGGCAGGAGACCGCCCGGCGGATCATCGCCGCCGACCCGGTCCGCGCGCCGGCGGCACAATGA
- a CDS encoding LLM class flavin-dependent oxidoreductase has product MSRPDGPAELVGDGVRFGLLVPNVGYYADPVRLVRLARTAEESGWDGVFLWDHLLIDRAGRLPVADSWTAVTAILAGTRRIRCGPLVVPLAQRQPWKVARETATADQLSGGRLVVGVGLGASADTDFAAFGLDPSLAARARRVDESLMMLDQLWSGREISHRGDHLRLDRVTFLPTPVQRPRIPLWIAATWPVAGRRGPAARAARWGPLARAARWDGIVPMVREPDGGLRGPDQTELAEILTATPSRAPGWTVAVPGRLPPDDPLQARELVAGLRTAGATWWLESFDPWRRDPRQAWSWAGQGPPR; this is encoded by the coding sequence ATGAGCCGCCCCGACGGACCGGCGGAGCTGGTCGGCGACGGCGTGCGGTTCGGCCTGCTGGTGCCGAACGTCGGCTACTACGCCGACCCGGTCCGGCTGGTGCGACTCGCCCGGACCGCCGAGGAGTCCGGCTGGGACGGCGTGTTCCTCTGGGACCACCTGCTGATCGACCGGGCAGGCCGGCTGCCGGTGGCCGACTCCTGGACGGCGGTCACCGCCATTCTGGCCGGCACCCGGCGGATCCGGTGCGGGCCGCTGGTCGTCCCGCTCGCCCAACGGCAACCGTGGAAGGTCGCCCGGGAGACCGCCACCGCCGACCAGCTCAGTGGCGGCCGGCTGGTGGTCGGCGTCGGTCTCGGCGCCAGCGCCGACACCGATTTCGCCGCCTTCGGGCTCGATCCCAGCCTGGCCGCCCGAGCCCGGCGGGTGGACGAGTCGCTCATGATGCTGGACCAGCTGTGGAGTGGTCGTGAGATCAGCCACCGGGGCGACCATCTCCGACTGGACCGCGTCACGTTCCTGCCGACACCGGTGCAGCGCCCCCGGATCCCGCTCTGGATCGCCGCCACCTGGCCGGTCGCCGGTCGGCGGGGGCCGGCCGCCCGGGCAGCCCGCTGGGGGCCACTTGCCCGGGCAGCCCGCTGGGACGGCATCGTCCCGATGGTGCGCGAGCCCGACGGCGGACTACGGGGACCGGACCAGACAGAGCTCGCCGAGATCCTGACGGCGACGCCGTCGCGGGCTCCGGGCTGGACGGTGGCGGTCCCCGGTCGGCTGCCACCGGACGATCCGCTCCAGGCCCGGGAGCTGGTCGCCGGCCTCCGGACCGCCGGTGCCACCTGGTGGCTGGAGTCCTTCGACCCGTGGCGACGCGATCCCCGACAGGCCTGGTCGTGGGCCGGGCAGGGTCCACCCCGGTGA
- a CDS encoding ABC transporter ATP-binding protein produces the protein MKAAPVALLSDVRLLTGALRAARPPLTSALTVLLVAGALLPPASALAMAHLVGQIQTTGQLGAPLSAVVLPLLAFVLVLLAGHVVDTAVTPLATLATARIDGAHRARVAGLAAGTTIAALEDPEVRAMIRAARADPENWTEHTPGAGAVAGLRLAASLTGVAGSCLVLAAYAGWLVPALLLPALINGMFRQRDAARGIAIWRSGTIDGARNQRWLAVATSPAEGKDIRIYGLGDWLTRRIQRHALAMDGPVWAALARAIPREAGQLLLIGVPLVAGYATVAAGAAGAAGAPAGSDRVVAATAVLASGVTIFQTLGWSEDLRVAVAATGCLRATEDLADRLPVPSTTSEPTARATPPPPAPEPALAGPPLVRFEQVSFGYPGARRPVLDRLDLEIRPGELLAIVGLNGAGKSTLIKILAGLYQPDAGRVTADGVDVTALGPVAWRHRLAIVFQDFVRYHLPARDNVALGRGDRPFDPTVLDAAAADAGLDPVLARLPAGWATPLARTVPGGVDLSGGQWQQIALARARYAVRMGADLLVLDEPTAHLDVRTEFEVFHRLAAVRGGVSVVLISHRLSTVRQADRIVLLDGGRITESGHHDELIACQGRYAELFAIQARRFTSGAHG, from the coding sequence ATGAAGGCGGCACCGGTGGCGCTGCTGTCCGACGTCCGGCTGCTGACCGGCGCGCTACGCGCGGCCCGGCCGCCGCTGACCTCGGCGCTGACCGTGCTGCTCGTCGCCGGAGCTCTGCTGCCACCGGCAAGTGCACTGGCGATGGCGCACCTGGTCGGGCAGATCCAGACGACCGGCCAACTCGGCGCCCCGCTGTCGGCGGTCGTGCTGCCGTTGCTCGCCTTCGTGCTGGTGCTGTTGGCGGGCCATGTCGTGGACACCGCGGTGACTCCCCTGGCGACGCTGGCCACCGCCCGGATCGACGGTGCGCACCGGGCCCGGGTCGCCGGCCTCGCCGCCGGTACGACCATCGCCGCGTTGGAGGACCCGGAGGTCCGGGCGATGATCCGGGCGGCCCGGGCCGATCCGGAGAACTGGACGGAACACACCCCCGGTGCCGGCGCGGTGGCCGGCCTGCGGCTCGCCGCCAGCCTGACCGGGGTGGCCGGCAGCTGCCTGGTGCTGGCCGCCTACGCCGGCTGGCTGGTGCCGGCGCTGCTGCTTCCCGCTCTGATCAACGGAATGTTCCGGCAACGCGACGCCGCCCGGGGCATCGCGATCTGGCGGTCCGGGACCATCGACGGAGCGCGCAACCAGCGCTGGCTCGCCGTGGCTACCTCACCAGCGGAAGGCAAGGACATCCGGATCTACGGACTCGGCGACTGGCTGACCCGGCGGATCCAACGACACGCACTCGCCATGGACGGCCCGGTATGGGCGGCGCTGGCCCGCGCGATCCCGCGCGAGGCCGGCCAGCTGCTGTTGATCGGCGTCCCGCTGGTCGCCGGCTACGCGACGGTCGCGGCCGGCGCGGCCGGCGCGGCCGGCGCCCCAGCCGGATCCGACCGGGTCGTCGCGGCGACCGCGGTGCTGGCCAGCGGCGTCACCATCTTCCAGACCCTGGGCTGGAGCGAGGACCTGCGGGTCGCCGTCGCCGCCACCGGCTGCCTGCGCGCCACAGAGGACCTGGCGGATCGACTGCCCGTACCGTCGACCACGTCGGAGCCGACCGCCCGAGCGACGCCACCACCACCGGCACCGGAACCGGCGCTGGCCGGCCCGCCGCTGGTCCGCTTCGAGCAGGTCTCGTTCGGCTATCCGGGAGCCCGACGCCCGGTCCTCGACCGCCTGGACCTGGAGATCCGGCCGGGCGAACTACTCGCCATCGTCGGCCTCAACGGTGCCGGCAAGTCGACCCTGATCAAGATCCTGGCCGGGCTCTACCAACCGGACGCCGGTCGGGTCACCGCCGACGGGGTGGACGTCACGGCGCTCGGGCCGGTGGCCTGGCGGCACCGGCTGGCCATCGTCTTCCAGGACTTCGTGCGCTACCACCTGCCCGCCCGGGACAACGTCGCGCTCGGTCGGGGCGACCGCCCGTTCGACCCGACCGTACTCGACGCCGCCGCAGCGGACGCCGGGCTGGATCCGGTGCTGGCCCGGCTGCCCGCCGGCTGGGCCACCCCGCTGGCCCGTACCGTGCCCGGCGGGGTGGACCTCTCCGGCGGCCAGTGGCAGCAGATCGCACTGGCCCGGGCCCGGTACGCCGTACGGATGGGAGCCGACCTGCTGGTCCTCGACGAGCCGACCGCGCACCTGGACGTCCGTACCGAGTTCGAGGTCTTCCACCGGCTGGCCGCCGTCCGGGGCGGGGTGAGCGTGGTGCTGATCTCGCACCGCCTCTCCACGGTCCGCCAGGCCGACCGGATCGTGCTGCTCGACGGCGGCCGGATCACCGAAAGCGGACACCACGACGAGTTGATCGCCTGCCAGGGCCGGTACGCCGAACTGTTCGCGATCCAGGCCCGCCGGTTCACCAGCGGAGCTCACGGATGA